The stretch of DNA GCTTCCCCGCGATTGCGGCGCGGCGCACGCCGTCTGCGGCGGCGCGGGTGTTCTGGCGGGCGATCATGGCGCGGCGCGATGTGCTGGTGTCGGCCACCATCGCGACGATCATGGCCAATGTCATCACGCTCGCGACCTCGCTCTATTCGATGCAGATCTATGACCGGGTGATCCCGCGCGCTGGTTATTCGACGCTGTGGGTGCTCACCATCGGGGTGATCATCGCGCTGCTGCTCGATTTCGCGCTGCGCACGACCCGTGCGCTGATGGTGGAGCGCGAGGCGGCGCGGATCGACGAAGAGGTGTCGGAGTTTTTCTTCGCCCGCGCCCAGGCGGTGCGGCTCGACGCGCGGCCGCCCGGTGTCGGCACCATGGCGGCGCAGCTGCGCGGGCTGGAACAGGTGCGCGCGGTGATGTCGTCGGGCTCGCTGTTCCTGCTTGCCGATCTGCCCTTTGCGCTGCTGTTCGTGCTGGTCATCTTCGCGCTGGGCGGGCCGATTGCGCTCGTCCCGCTGATCAGCCTGCCGGTCGCGCTCGGCATCGCCTGGGGGCTGGCGCGGCTGATCCGGCGCGATACCGACCGGGCGCAGATCAGCGCCAACCGCAAGAACGGGCTGCTCGTCGAATCGATCGACGCGGCTGAAACGGTCAAGGCCAATCGCGGCGGCTGGCGGTTGCTGGCGCGCTGGAACAGCCTGATGGACGAGGTCCATGCAGCCGAAGACCCGGTCAAGCGCTGGACTTCGGCGGCGGGATCGATCTTCTCGACGCTGCAGCAGCTTGCCTATGTCGCGCTGATCGCCTTTGGCGCGGTCGAGGTGGCGCAGGGGCGGATGACCACCGGCGCGCTTATCGCCTGCGCGATCGTCGCCGGGCGGGTCAACGGCCCGCTGATCACCCAGCTGCCCAACTTCATCGTGCAATGGGGCTATGCGCGCGCCTCGCTCAAGATGCTCGACGACATCTTGCGGCTGCCGACCGACGAGGGGCCGGATGCCGGCACGCTCAGGCCCGCGCGGGTCGAAGCGGCGGTCCGGATGGAGGGCGTCCGCTTCGCCTATCCGGGCGCGCGGGACGGCATTGTCGTGCCCCGGCTTGAGATCGCGGCCGGGGAGCGGGTGGCGATCATCGGCGGGATCGGATCGGGCAAGACCACATTGCTGCGGCTGATGGCCGGGCTTTACGCGCCCCAGGCCGGGCGGGTGCAGATT from Sphingomonas changnyeongensis encodes:
- a CDS encoding ATP-binding cassette domain-containing protein — translated: MTLPLSDLVAAIAHDRGVDLPPDWVAPDLDPAILAGSDGLVALAAAAGWAAPQRLGPRPRAQHFPLLMWSGQTGWAIAEQWEDESRLRLRGDGSGLTVERPDDALFYEPRFPAIAARRTPSAAARVFWRAIMARRDVLVSATIATIMANVITLATSLYSMQIYDRVIPRAGYSTLWVLTIGVIIALLLDFALRTTRALMVEREAARIDEEVSEFFFARAQAVRLDARPPGVGTMAAQLRGLEQVRAVMSSGSLFLLADLPFALLFVLVIFALGGPIALVPLISLPVALGIAWGLARLIRRDTDRAQISANRKNGLLVESIDAAETVKANRGGWRLLARWNSLMDEVHAAEDPVKRWTSAAGSIFSTLQQLAYVALIAFGAVEVAQGRMTTGALIACAIVAGRVNGPLITQLPNFIVQWGYARASLKMLDDILRLPTDEGPDAGTLRPARVEAAVRMEGVRFAYPGARDGIVVPRLEIAAGERVAIIGGIGSGKTTLLRLMAGLYAPQAGRVQIGGLDAGQIAPDVLRRHVGYLPQDYRLVNGSLRDNLLLGLSNPGDDAVMAAAAQTGLINLINGHPRGLDLQIAEGGRGLSGGQRTLTGLTRLLLARPDLLLLDEPTANLDDAVEGAALSAIAARLGVQSTLVVVTHKMRLLSLVNRVIVMVGGQVALDGPRQEVLQRLQQSARRPETGGAGEGRAVTGDAGAPAIGGMNGLAGPNSLAGNRRRNDAASRIYCDHRPVERRCDRLSGLVDLGGA